One window from the genome of Campylobacter concisus encodes:
- a CDS encoding phosphoglycerate kinase produces the protein MSEILSINDLELGGAKVFVRCDFNVPMDEFLNITDDRRIRSAIPTIRYCLDNGCSVVLASHLGRPKNGFEEKFSLRGVAKRLSRLLDRDVIFAEDVVGADAKAKVAALKPGEILLLENLRFEKGETKNDEALAAELAKYGEFYINDAFGVCHRAHSSVEAITKFYDEKHKAAGFLLQKEINFAQNLIKHPARPFVAVVGGSKVSGKLQALHNLLPRIDKLIIGGGMAFTFLKSLGENIGNSLLEEELIEDARQILQKGKELGVKIYLPVDVVAAQTFSAESAVKYVPAQEIPSGWMGLDIGPASIRLFKEVIADAQTIWWNGPMGVFEMDKFSKGSIKISHAIIDTHATTVVGGGDTADVVERAGDADEMTFISTGGGASLELIEGKELPGIKPLRKAAE, from the coding sequence GCGCGAAGGTATTTGTCAGGTGCGATTTTAACGTGCCGATGGACGAGTTTTTAAACATCACCGACGACCGCCGTATCCGCTCGGCGATCCCTACGATCCGCTACTGCCTAGATAACGGCTGCAGCGTGGTTTTGGCTAGTCATTTAGGGCGACCTAAAAACGGCTTTGAGGAGAAATTTTCGCTGCGAGGCGTGGCAAAGAGGCTATCAAGGCTGCTTGATAGAGATGTGATATTTGCCGAGGACGTGGTCGGCGCGGACGCCAAAGCTAAAGTCGCAGCGCTAAAACCGGGCGAAATTTTACTTCTTGAAAATTTACGCTTTGAAAAGGGCGAAACCAAAAACGACGAGGCGTTAGCTGCCGAGCTCGCTAAATACGGCGAATTTTACATCAATGACGCGTTTGGCGTCTGCCACAGAGCGCACAGCTCGGTCGAGGCGATCACTAAATTTTACGACGAGAAGCATAAGGCGGCGGGATTTTTGCTACAAAAGGAGATAAATTTTGCCCAAAATCTCATCAAACATCCTGCGCGCCCGTTCGTCGCGGTCGTCGGCGGTAGTAAGGTAAGCGGCAAGCTTCAAGCCTTGCATAACCTTTTACCACGCATCGATAAGCTCATAATTGGCGGCGGTATGGCATTTACATTTTTAAAATCACTTGGAGAAAACATCGGAAATTCGCTCCTTGAAGAAGAACTCATCGAAGATGCAAGGCAAATTTTACAAAAAGGCAAAGAGCTAGGAGTGAAAATTTACCTGCCAGTGGATGTCGTCGCTGCTCAGACATTTTCAGCTGAAAGTGCCGTAAAATATGTCCCTGCGCAGGAAATCCCAAGCGGCTGGATGGGGCTTGACATCGGACCTGCGTCTATTAGGCTATTTAAAGAGGTCATCGCCGATGCGCAAACTATCTGGTGGAACGGACCTATGGGCGTTTTTGAGATGGATAAATTTAGCAAGGGTAGCATCAAAATAAGCCACGCTATCATCGACACTCACGCGACAACCGTCGTTGGCGGTGGCGATACGGCTGACGTGGTCGAGCGCGCGGGAGATGCCGACGAGATGACCTTTATCTCCACGGGCGGAGGTGCGAGCTTGGAGCTCATCGAGGGCAAGGAGCTGCC